A single window of Flagellimonas maritima DNA harbors:
- the recG gene encoding ATP-dependent DNA helicase RecG translates to MNANFLQTPISYLKGVGPNRADTLGSELNIYTYLDLLHLFPNRYLDKTSYYKINQLQSSGADVQVLGKITHIKTVEQKRGKRLVATFIDETGQMELVWFRGHKWIRENLKINEPYVVFGRATRYGSVFSMPHPEMELLSEHEKNLKIAMQPIYPSTEKLSSKGVTNRVIGKMMQQLFLESKGNFPESLSKKIRDELKLISKSEALINIHFPKNQELLAKAQFRLKFEELFYVQLQLISKKLIRKQKIKGLPFETVGNYFNTFFAEHIPFELTKAQKRVIKEIRNDMGSNAQMNRLLQGDVGSGKTIVALMCMLLALDNGFQSCLMAPTEILANQHFNGLKELLGTMDVNIALLTGSTKKSIRTIIHEQLESGTLHILVGTHAVLEDKVQFKNLGLAVIDEQHRFGVAQRSKLWHKNKIPPHILVMTATPIPRTLAMSLYGDLDISIIDELPPGRKPIKTVHRFDSNRLKVFRFMKDEIKKGRQVYIVYPLIQESEALDYKDLMDGYESISRDFPPTEYQISIVHGKMKPKDKDYEMARFVKGETQLMVATTVIEVGVNVPNASVMIIESAERFGLSQLHQLRGRVGRGAEQSFCILLTSHKLSEDAKTRLQTMVRTNDGFDIAEVDLKLRGPGDLMGTQQSGLLNLKIADIVKDNQILKTARYHAIQLLKNDPNLKKEENQMILRAYTKMMKQSSIWNYIS, encoded by the coding sequence ATGAATGCCAATTTTTTACAGACACCCATATCATATTTGAAAGGTGTAGGCCCAAATAGAGCCGATACGCTTGGGTCTGAACTGAATATATATACTTATTTGGATTTACTGCACCTATTCCCCAACCGATATTTGGACAAGACCAGTTATTATAAAATAAACCAATTACAGTCCAGTGGTGCAGATGTTCAGGTATTGGGTAAAATAACCCATATAAAAACTGTTGAGCAAAAACGTGGAAAGCGCTTAGTCGCTACTTTTATCGATGAAACGGGGCAAATGGAACTGGTTTGGTTCAGGGGGCATAAGTGGATCAGGGAAAACCTAAAAATCAACGAGCCCTACGTAGTTTTTGGGCGAGCCACAAGGTACGGAAGTGTATTTTCAATGCCACACCCAGAAATGGAACTGCTGTCCGAGCATGAAAAAAACTTAAAAATTGCCATGCAGCCCATTTATCCGTCTACGGAAAAATTGAGCTCAAAAGGGGTTACCAATCGTGTCATTGGCAAAATGATGCAACAATTGTTTTTGGAATCAAAAGGAAATTTTCCAGAATCCCTTTCCAAGAAAATACGCGATGAATTAAAATTGATTTCAAAGAGTGAGGCGCTTATTAACATACACTTCCCGAAAAACCAAGAGCTATTGGCAAAAGCCCAATTTCGATTAAAGTTTGAAGAACTCTTTTACGTACAACTGCAACTCATCTCCAAAAAACTGATTAGAAAGCAAAAAATTAAAGGTTTGCCATTTGAAACTGTTGGTAATTATTTCAACACTTTTTTTGCTGAGCACATTCCGTTCGAATTGACAAAGGCACAAAAAAGGGTCATCAAAGAAATCAGGAACGACATGGGTAGCAATGCACAAATGAACCGTTTGCTCCAAGGTGATGTAGGCTCCGGTAAAACTATTGTGGCATTAATGTGCATGCTCTTGGCCTTGGATAATGGATTTCAGTCTTGTCTAATGGCCCCAACAGAAATTTTGGCCAACCAGCATTTTAATGGTTTAAAGGAATTACTGGGCACCATGGATGTTAACATAGCCTTATTGACAGGTTCGACCAAAAAATCCATCCGAACTATTATTCATGAACAACTGGAAAGTGGTACACTGCATATTTTAGTGGGCACCCATGCGGTATTGGAAGATAAGGTGCAATTTAAAAATCTGGGGTTGGCGGTCATAGATGAGCAACATCGGTTTGGTGTAGCCCAGCGTTCTAAATTATGGCATAAAAACAAAATTCCGCCGCATATTCTTGTAATGACCGCCACGCCTATTCCAAGAACCTTGGCCATGAGCCTATATGGCGATTTGGATATTTCAATCATTGATGAGCTGCCACCAGGCCGTAAACCCATTAAAACCGTGCATCGTTTTGATAGCAATAGATTGAAAGTCTTTCGGTTTATGAAGGATGAAATCAAAAAGGGGCGACAGGTTTATATTGTTTATCCTTTAATTCAAGAATCCGAAGCATTGGATTACAAGGATTTGATGGACGGTTATGAAAGCATCTCTAGGGACTTCCCTCCTACTGAATATCAAATATCTATCGTTCATGGAAAAATGAAGCCTAAGGACAAAGATTATGAGATGGCAAGATTTGTAAAGGGTGAGACACAACTAATGGTGGCAACAACTGTAATAGAGGTTGGAGTAAATGTTCCCAATGCTTCTGTAATGATTATTGAAAGTGCCGAACGATTTGGTTTGTCGCAACTACACCAGCTACGCGGACGTGTGGGACGCGGAGCGGAACAAAGCTTTTGTATTTTATTGACAAGCCATAAATTATCTGAAGATGCCAAAACACGATTACAGACCATGGTCCGTACCAATGATGGCTTTGATATAGCCGAAGTGGATTTAAAGCTACGTGGCCCAGGAGATTTAATGGGCACACAACAAAGCGGTTTGCTCAATTTAAAAATTGCGGATATCGTAAAGGACAACCAAATTTTAAAAACGGCCCGCTATCATGCCATTCAATTATTGAAGAATGACCCAAATCTGAAAAAAGAAGAAAATCAAATGATACTGCGCGCCTATACTAAAATGATGAAGCAGTCATCTATTTGGAACTATATTAGTTAA
- a CDS encoding M1 family metallopeptidase: MKLSPIVVFFFFVQFSNSQIQDGVDFTRAEVFVEPIAEQKQINGSVVYEFMVLKNIDSIYLDAVNMDFSTVLLDSENVDYLNDKTSIIIKQRFKKGSKHKISLKYSAKPKQTVYFLGWEDKNPYNDQIWTQGQGKYTSHWLPSFDDMNEKVEFDLSFIVPKKYTVISNGKLIKKENLPKAENILWQFNMLRPMSSYLVGFAIGDFNKKSIRSTTGIPVELYFEPKDSSKVEPTYRHTQFIFEFLEKEINVPYPWQNYKQVPVQDFLYAGMENTGATIFSNTFMIDTIAFVDKNYVNVNAHELVHQWFGNLVTEQSGEHHWLHEGFATYYAYLAEKEIFGEDYFYWRLLDTAEALIKFSGDENGEALTNASAGSLTFYEKGAWALIMLRERVGDSNFREGIRNYLTEYAYQNVTISDFMWEMEKASGMKLSDFENVWLQESEFPFEVAKKYLLQKSSAISTYFEIKNQIGKNTNTAHSILTKRWDSLGSDFLKRRLVLDYAEVLSTDFLKQILNNESVKVRQAIAFSLKTVPIEIKKDFENLLFDVSYKTIESALYRLWTDFPDRQNYYLDKTRNVVGLPNKNVRLLWLTLALVSPTYKIDLKPKYYNELNNYTGSEHHFEVRLLAFQYLQNIGTFNDETLKNLVDACSHHVWHFKKSSRNLLKDFLKGDGNIVRLKAIYPSLTQEQQLYLDKTLSK, encoded by the coding sequence ATGAAGCTCAGCCCCATTGTAGTTTTTTTCTTTTTTGTACAGTTTTCGAACTCCCAAATCCAAGATGGAGTGGATTTTACAAGAGCCGAAGTTTTTGTTGAACCCATCGCTGAACAAAAACAAATCAATGGTAGTGTTGTTTATGAATTCATGGTTTTAAAGAATATTGATTCAATTTATTTGGACGCTGTAAATATGGATTTTTCCACAGTTTTACTTGACTCAGAAAATGTTGACTATCTAAACGATAAAACCTCCATTATTATTAAACAGCGTTTTAAGAAAGGGTCGAAACATAAAATTTCCTTGAAGTATTCTGCCAAACCTAAACAAACCGTCTACTTTTTGGGATGGGAGGATAAAAATCCATACAACGACCAGATTTGGACCCAGGGACAAGGGAAATATACAAGCCATTGGTTGCCCAGTTTTGATGATATGAATGAAAAGGTAGAGTTTGACCTTAGTTTTATAGTACCAAAAAAATATACTGTTATTTCAAATGGAAAATTGATCAAAAAAGAAAATTTACCAAAAGCTGAAAATATTCTTTGGCAATTTAACATGTTGAGACCCATGAGCAGTTATTTGGTAGGTTTTGCCATTGGTGATTTCAATAAGAAATCCATCAGGTCCACTACAGGAATCCCCGTTGAACTTTATTTTGAACCCAAGGATAGCTCAAAAGTGGAACCAACATATCGACATACGCAATTTATTTTTGAATTTTTGGAGAAAGAGATCAATGTACCCTATCCGTGGCAAAACTATAAACAAGTACCTGTTCAGGATTTTCTATATGCTGGTATGGAAAACACTGGAGCCACTATTTTTTCAAACACATTTATGATAGATACCATAGCTTTTGTGGACAAGAATTATGTAAATGTGAATGCCCATGAATTGGTACATCAATGGTTTGGAAACTTGGTAACAGAACAGAGCGGGGAACATCATTGGTTGCACGAGGGGTTTGCAACATACTATGCATATCTAGCGGAAAAAGAGATTTTTGGCGAGGATTATTTCTATTGGAGATTATTGGATACGGCTGAAGCGCTCATTAAATTTTCAGGTGATGAAAATGGAGAGGCACTAACAAACGCCAGTGCGGGCAGTCTTACTTTTTACGAAAAAGGTGCTTGGGCATTGATCATGCTCAGGGAAAGGGTAGGGGACTCCAATTTTCGTGAAGGAATACGAAATTACTTGACCGAGTATGCGTATCAAAATGTTACAATTTCAGATTTTATGTGGGAAATGGAAAAAGCATCTGGAATGAAACTCTCTGATTTTGAGAACGTCTGGTTACAGGAATCAGAATTTCCGTTTGAAGTTGCAAAGAAATATCTACTGCAGAAGAGTTCTGCTATCTCTACTTATTTTGAAATCAAAAATCAAATCGGTAAAAATACGAATACAGCTCATAGTATACTTACGAAAAGATGGGATTCATTAGGGTCAGATTTTCTAAAGCGTCGTTTGGTTTTGGATTATGCTGAAGTCTTATCAACTGATTTTTTGAAACAGATACTCAATAATGAAAGCGTTAAAGTCCGCCAAGCCATAGCTTTCTCTTTAAAAACAGTACCTATTGAAATAAAAAAGGATTTTGAAAATTTATTGTTTGATGTAAGCTATAAAACCATAGAATCTGCCCTTTATAGATTGTGGACAGATTTCCCTGATAGACAGAATTATTATTTGGACAAAACACGAAATGTAGTTGGATTGCCCAATAAAAATGTTCGTCTACTTTGGTTGACCTTGGCATTGGTCAGTCCAACATATAAAATAGATTTGAAACCAAAATACTATAATGAACTCAATAACTATACAGGCTCTGAACATCATTTTGAAGTGAGATTATTGGCATTTCAATATTTGCAG
- the leuD gene encoding 3-isopropylmalate dehydratase small subunit, protein MAYDKFKILKSTAVPLPIENVDTDQIIPARFLKAIERKGFGDNLFRDWRYNQDNTPKENFVLNNPIYSGKILVGGKNFGSGSSREHAAWAVYDYGFRCVVSSFFADIFRNNCLNIGVLPVQVSAGFLDKIFKAIEKNPNTELEIDLPLQKITILESKENENFVINDYKKQNMLNGFDDIDYLLNIKKDIEVFAENTPL, encoded by the coding sequence ATGGCATACGATAAATTTAAAATACTAAAAAGTACGGCGGTTCCCCTACCCATTGAAAATGTGGATACTGACCAAATTATACCCGCACGGTTTTTAAAAGCAATCGAACGAAAAGGATTCGGGGACAATCTTTTTAGGGACTGGCGATACAACCAAGATAATACGCCCAAGGAGAATTTTGTGCTGAACAATCCAATTTACAGTGGCAAAATACTGGTCGGTGGTAAAAATTTTGGTTCAGGCTCTTCCAGGGAACATGCGGCTTGGGCCGTGTACGATTATGGCTTTAGATGTGTGGTATCCAGTTTTTTTGCCGATATTTTCAGGAATAACTGCTTAAACATCGGTGTGCTTCCCGTTCAAGTCAGTGCAGGCTTTCTGGACAAAATTTTTAAGGCGATAGAGAAGAATCCCAATACTGAATTGGAAATAGACCTTCCGTTACAGAAAATCACTATTCTAGAATCAAAGGAGAATGAAAATTTTGTTATAAATGATTACAAAAAACAGAATATGCTCAATGGTTTTGATGATATCGATTATCTGTTGAATATCAAAAAAGATATTGAAGTTTTTGCGGAAAACACTCCGTTGTAG
- the leuB gene encoding 3-isopropylmalate dehydrogenase: MKLNIALLAGDGIGPEVIDQAVKVSDAVAAKFNHEINWVSALTGAAAIDAVGEPYPDETHQACMAADAVLFGAIGHPRFDNDPSAKVRPEQGLLKMRQELGLFANVRPTFTFPSLIDNSPLKKERIEGTDLVFLRELTGGIYFGKRGREDNGETAFDTCTYTRNEVKRLAKKGFEMAMQRSKKLCCVDKANVLETSRLWRETVQAMEKEYPEVEVSYEFVDAVAMRLVQWPNSYDVLITENLFGDILTDEASVISGSMGLMPSASLGEQTSLFEPIHGSYPQAAGKDIANPLATVLSAAMMFETAFNLNKEAEAIKAVVNKSLAEGIVTEDLANGRKAYKTSEVGDWLVENL; the protein is encoded by the coding sequence ATGAAACTAAACATAGCCTTATTGGCAGGAGACGGAATTGGACCTGAAGTTATCGACCAAGCCGTAAAAGTATCGGATGCGGTTGCCGCAAAATTCAATCATGAAATCAATTGGGTTTCAGCATTAACGGGTGCCGCGGCCATTGATGCCGTTGGAGAACCATACCCAGATGAAACCCACCAAGCATGTATGGCAGCGGATGCCGTTCTATTTGGTGCCATTGGACATCCTCGCTTTGATAATGATCCTTCTGCAAAAGTACGACCTGAGCAAGGCTTGCTCAAAATGCGACAGGAATTGGGATTGTTCGCCAATGTACGCCCTACATTTACATTTCCATCGTTAATCGATAATTCTCCTCTTAAAAAAGAACGTATTGAAGGTACCGATTTGGTCTTTTTACGTGAATTGACCGGCGGCATATATTTTGGAAAAAGAGGTCGCGAAGATAATGGAGAAACTGCTTTCGATACTTGCACCTACACTCGTAACGAGGTGAAACGCTTGGCAAAAAAAGGATTTGAAATGGCCATGCAACGCTCCAAAAAACTATGTTGTGTGGATAAAGCCAACGTACTGGAAACCTCACGACTGTGGCGAGAAACAGTACAAGCCATGGAAAAAGAGTATCCAGAAGTGGAAGTTTCGTACGAATTTGTAGATGCTGTGGCCATGCGCCTTGTCCAATGGCCCAACTCCTACGATGTCCTGATTACGGAAAACCTCTTTGGTGATATTCTTACGGACGAAGCTTCGGTAATTTCTGGGTCTATGGGATTGATGCCGTCAGCTTCGTTAGGAGAACAGACTTCGTTGTTTGAACCCATCCATGGTTCTTACCCACAGGCTGCCGGAAAAGATATTGCAAATCCCTTGGCTACTGTCCTCTCAGCGGCCATGATGTTTGAAACCGCATTTAACTTAAATAAAGAAGCAGAGGCAATTAAAGCAGTAGTCAACAAATCGTTGGCAGAAGGTATCGTTACCGAAGATTTGGCCAATGGCAGAAAGGCTTACAAAACAAGTGAAGTTGGCGATTGGTTGGTTGAGAATTTGTAA
- a CDS encoding DUF2911 domain-containing protein, with amino-acid sequence MKKNYTAFLAIVLIMVFFIPNSTSAQLGFLPRGSQMAKVSQRIGNTDVMIVYSRPSVNDREIWGSLVPYGMNNLGFGTATESPWRAGANENTIFKTTHDLVIDGKTLPAGKYGLHIIINEDDSATIIFSKNYNAWGSYFYEQKEDALRVDVASKEVPHVEQLTYLFNEVDATSAVISLNWEKKQIPFKVSTDVTNNVLTEIRQQLQTSPGFNRQSWEQAANFALNNDGDLNEAMGWIDAAIAGQFFSQKTFNNLNIKSQILAKQGKNAEARAIMKEALPMGTVFQVHGYGRQLIGQGEHDAALEVFKWNEKNHKGTWPVHYGLARAYSAMGDTKSTLKHLKIALENAPAQANKDRVAANIAKAENGEAIN; translated from the coding sequence ATGAAAAAAAATTACACGGCTTTTTTGGCCATTGTTCTTATCATGGTATTCTTTATTCCCAACAGTACTTCTGCACAGCTTGGTTTTTTGCCACGCGGTAGTCAAATGGCCAAAGTTTCTCAGCGAATAGGGAATACTGATGTAATGATTGTGTATTCAAGACCTAGCGTAAATGACAGAGAAATTTGGGGGAGTCTGGTCCCTTATGGCATGAACAATCTGGGTTTTGGAACTGCAACCGAATCTCCCTGGAGGGCGGGAGCAAATGAAAATACAATTTTCAAGACTACTCATGACCTTGTCATTGACGGTAAAACTTTGCCTGCGGGAAAATATGGTTTACATATAATAATTAATGAAGATGACTCGGCAACAATTATCTTTTCAAAGAATTATAACGCTTGGGGCAGCTATTTTTATGAACAAAAGGAAGATGCACTTCGGGTTGATGTAGCAAGCAAAGAAGTACCGCATGTAGAACAACTTACATATTTGTTCAATGAAGTGGATGCTACGTCGGCTGTCATTTCCCTGAATTGGGAGAAAAAGCAGATACCATTCAAGGTTTCAACAGATGTTACTAATAACGTATTGACTGAAATACGTCAACAATTACAAACTTCTCCAGGTTTTAATCGCCAAAGTTGGGAACAAGCGGCAAATTTTGCGCTTAACAATGATGGAGACCTCAATGAAGCCATGGGTTGGATAGATGCAGCTATTGCAGGACAATTTTTCAGCCAGAAAACTTTCAATAACCTCAATATAAAATCGCAGATTTTAGCAAAACAAGGAAAAAACGCTGAAGCAAGGGCAATAATGAAAGAAGCATTGCCTATGGGTACAGTCTTTCAGGTACATGGTTATGGGAGACAGTTGATTGGGCAGGGAGAACATGATGCAGCTTTGGAAGTCTTTAAATGGAACGAGAAAAATCATAAGGGTACTTGGCCCGTGCATTATGGATTGGCAAGAGCTTATTCTGCTATGGGCGATACTAAATCAACACTTAAACATTTAAAAATTGCACTTGAAAATGCTCCAGCCCAAGCGAATAAGGACCGTGTAGCGGCCAACATTGCAAAGGCTGAAAATGGGGAGGCAATCAACTAA
- a CDS encoding alpha-isopropylmalate synthase regulatory domain-containing protein, whose amino-acid sequence MKKRFVEIMDTTLRDGEQTSGISFSASEKLTLAKLLLEELQVDRIEVASARVSDGEFNAVKHITEWAKSEGYLSKVEVLTFVDKGVSLDWMKEAGAKVQNLLTKGSLNHLTHQLKKTPEQHFKDIEEVIVKASTSGIATNVYLEDWSNGMRNSPEYVFQFLDFLTKQPIKRILLPDTLGILTYKETADFLHQIISRYPNIHFDFHGHNDYDLSVANVMEALKAGCHGLHLTVNGMGERAGNAPLASVVAVINDFVPEVSIGVKESSLYKVSKLVSAFTGFGIPDNKPIVGDNVFTQTAGIHADGDSKNNLYFNDLLPERFGRKRKYALGKTSGKANIQKNLQELGLTLNDEELKKVTERIIALGDKKERVTKDDLPYIISDVLNSELHQQRVFVKSYVLTHSKGLKPSTTLAIEIDGNLYEENAQGDGQFDAFINALQKVYQKEGIALPKLVDYAVRIPPGSTSDALCETIITWQTKKDNFTTRGLDSDQTVSAIKATEKMLNLI is encoded by the coding sequence ATGAAAAAACGCTTTGTTGAAATCATGGACACCACACTCAGGGATGGTGAACAGACTTCTGGAATATCTTTTTCTGCTTCTGAAAAGCTGACACTAGCTAAACTTTTATTGGAAGAACTTCAGGTAGACCGCATAGAAGTTGCATCTGCACGGGTTTCGGATGGAGAATTTAATGCGGTAAAGCATATTACGGAATGGGCAAAATCGGAAGGATACCTTTCCAAGGTTGAAGTATTGACATTCGTGGATAAAGGCGTTTCGCTCGATTGGATGAAAGAGGCAGGTGCGAAAGTTCAAAATTTATTGACTAAGGGATCCCTAAATCATCTTACACATCAACTAAAAAAGACCCCTGAACAACATTTTAAGGATATTGAAGAAGTAATCGTCAAGGCATCGACTTCAGGAATTGCAACTAATGTGTATTTGGAGGACTGGAGCAACGGAATGAGAAATTCTCCTGAATATGTGTTTCAATTTTTGGATTTTCTTACAAAGCAGCCTATAAAACGTATTTTGTTACCCGATACTTTGGGTATTCTCACCTATAAAGAAACTGCTGATTTTCTTCATCAAATTATATCTAGATATCCTAACATTCATTTTGATTTTCATGGCCATAATGATTATGATTTGAGCGTTGCCAACGTAATGGAGGCACTAAAGGCAGGGTGTCATGGATTGCATTTAACAGTAAATGGTATGGGGGAACGTGCAGGTAATGCTCCTCTTGCAAGTGTAGTTGCCGTTATCAATGATTTTGTTCCAGAAGTATCCATTGGAGTAAAAGAATCGTCTCTTTACAAAGTGAGTAAACTTGTTTCAGCATTTACAGGTTTCGGCATTCCGGACAACAAACCCATCGTTGGGGATAATGTTTTTACGCAAACTGCTGGAATACATGCAGATGGAGACAGTAAAAATAATCTTTACTTTAATGATTTACTTCCTGAACGTTTTGGCAGAAAGCGCAAATATGCTTTGGGGAAAACATCTGGAAAAGCAAATATCCAGAAGAATCTTCAAGAACTCGGTTTGACCTTGAACGACGAAGAACTGAAAAAAGTAACGGAACGAATCATAGCGCTTGGTGACAAAAAAGAGCGTGTAACCAAAGATGATCTGCCCTATATAATTTCCGATGTTTTAAACAGTGAATTACATCAACAGCGGGTGTTTGTAAAATCATATGTGCTTACCCATTCCAAGGGACTTAAGCCCTCCACTACCCTTGCTATCGAAATAGATGGAAATTTATATGAAGAAAACGCACAAGGTGATGGACAGTTTGATGCTTTCATCAATGCACTTCAAAAAGTATATCAAAAAGAGGGGATAGCTTTACCCAAATTGGTAGATTATGCCGTTAGGATACCGCCAGGGAGTACATCTGACGCACTTTGCGAAACTATAATAACGTGGCAGACAAAAAAGGATAACTTTACAACCCGTGGGTTGGATTCAGATCAAACGGTGTCTGCAATAAAGGCCACGGAAAAAATGCTGAATTTGATTTAG
- the leuC gene encoding 3-isopropylmalate dehydratase large subunit: MSKTLFDKVWDSHVVKHIEKGPDVLFIDRHLVHEVTSPVAFLGLKNRNIKVLYPERTFATADHNTPTRNQHLPVKDKLSANQLKALEENSKAHNIPYWGLGHEKNGIVHVIGPENGITLPGATIVCGDSHTSTHGAFGAIAFGIGTSEVEMVLSTQCIMQPKAKSMRINVDGDLNIGVTPKDVALYIISKLTTSGATGYFVEYSGKVFRDMSMEGRMTVCNLSIEMGARGGMIAPDEKTFDYIKGREYTPKGEAWDKAMKYWETLYSDEDALFDNEIYFKASEIEPMITYGTNPGMGVGIQNGIPQAEKVEGGNATYKKSLAYMNFNEGEAMIGKPIDFVFLGSCTNGRIEDFRAFASIIKGRKKADNVTAWLVPGSHRVEESIKTEGILDILEEAGFELREPGCSACLAMNDDKIPAGKYAVSTSNRNFEGRQGPGSRTLLASPLVAAAAAVTGKVTDPRELMQIEVV, from the coding sequence ATGAGTAAAACACTATTTGATAAAGTCTGGGACTCACATGTAGTAAAACACATTGAAAAAGGTCCGGATGTCCTTTTTATTGATAGACATTTAGTACATGAGGTCACCAGCCCGGTAGCATTTTTAGGATTGAAAAACAGGAATATCAAAGTATTATATCCTGAACGCACTTTTGCTACGGCCGACCATAATACTCCGACCAGAAATCAACATTTACCCGTTAAGGATAAACTTTCTGCAAATCAATTAAAAGCATTGGAAGAAAATTCCAAGGCACATAACATTCCGTATTGGGGTCTTGGACATGAGAAAAACGGAATAGTACACGTAATTGGACCAGAAAATGGTATTACCCTTCCTGGAGCTACCATAGTTTGTGGAGATTCACATACTTCTACGCACGGAGCGTTCGGGGCAATCGCTTTTGGTATTGGAACCAGCGAAGTTGAGATGGTGCTCTCAACACAATGCATTATGCAGCCTAAAGCAAAAAGTATGCGAATAAACGTTGATGGCGATTTAAATATCGGTGTAACACCAAAAGATGTAGCGCTTTATATTATATCAAAATTGACTACTTCAGGAGCAACAGGATATTTTGTAGAATATTCCGGTAAAGTGTTCAGAGATATGTCCATGGAAGGCCGAATGACAGTCTGCAACCTAAGTATAGAAATGGGCGCACGTGGAGGCATGATAGCACCAGATGAAAAAACCTTTGATTATATAAAAGGAAGGGAATATACACCAAAAGGTGAGGCATGGGACAAAGCAATGAAATACTGGGAAACATTATATTCTGATGAAGATGCCCTTTTTGATAATGAAATCTACTTTAAGGCGAGTGAAATTGAGCCCATGATTACCTACGGTACCAACCCGGGAATGGGGGTGGGAATCCAGAATGGCATTCCGCAAGCCGAAAAAGTCGAAGGTGGTAACGCCACCTATAAAAAATCATTGGCCTATATGAACTTCAACGAAGGAGAAGCAATGATTGGCAAACCAATTGATTTTGTATTCCTAGGTAGTTGTACAAATGGAAGAATTGAAGATTTCAGGGCTTTTGCTTCAATAATAAAAGGAAGAAAAAAGGCGGATAATGTTACCGCATGGCTTGTGCCTGGTTCCCATCGTGTTGAAGAATCCATTAAGACCGAGGGCATTCTTGATATATTAGAAGAGGCAGGTTTTGAGCTCCGTGAGCCTGGTTGTTCAGCTTGCTTGGCCATGAACGATGATAAAATACCTGCTGGAAAATATGCAGTGAGTACTTCCAACAGGAACTTTGAAGGAAGACAGGGTCCAGGCTCGCGTACACTTCTGGCAAGCCCACTTGTAGCCGCTGCTGCGGCCGTAACAGGTAAAGTGACCGACCCAAGGGAGTTGATGCAAATTGAAGTGGTCTAA